The following are from one region of the Sandaracinus amylolyticus genome:
- a CDS encoding GNAT family N-acetyltransferase, with the protein MTRTIRDATPADAAAISRIYNFYVRTSTCTYALEEETLDERRAWLDAHGPMHPVLVVEEEGEVVAWGSLSTYNPRRGYARTVEDSIYVRDDQRGKGIGRALLSTLIERARALGHHTIIAGASADQDASIALHAAHGFVEVARLREVGRKYDRWLDVVYLQKML; encoded by the coding sequence ATGACTCGCACGATCCGGGACGCGACACCCGCGGACGCCGCGGCGATCTCGCGCATCTACAACTTCTACGTGAGGACCTCGACCTGCACGTACGCGCTCGAGGAGGAGACGCTCGACGAGCGCCGCGCGTGGCTCGACGCGCACGGTCCGATGCACCCCGTGCTCGTCGTCGAAGAGGAGGGCGAGGTCGTCGCGTGGGGATCGCTCTCGACGTACAACCCGCGCCGCGGCTACGCGCGCACCGTCGAGGACTCGATCTACGTGCGCGACGATCAGCGCGGGAAGGGCATCGGGCGCGCGCTGCTCTCCACCTTGATCGAGCGGGCGCGGGCGCTGGGGCACCACACGATCATCGCAGGCGCGTCGGCGGATCAGGACGCGAGCATCGCGCTCCACGCGGCGCACGGCTTCGTCGAGGTCGCGCGCCTGCGCGAGGTGGGGCGCAAGTACGATCGCTGGCTCGACGTCGTGTACCTGCAGAAGATGCTGTGA
- a CDS encoding flavin monoamine oxidase family protein, which produces MATRARVLVIGAGLAGLRTADLLVRRGETDVLVLEARDRVGGRTLSRPLGKATFDLGGQWIGPSQRRAQALVRELGIATFPTYDTGAKVLDLAGKLSRYEGTIPRLDPLSLLELQVVLSRIDSRRKAVRTDAPHESPRAAEDDSRTVASWARTRVRSPHVRALLEASARVVFGAELGEISLLHFLFYAQAAGGLMPLVEIQGGAQETRFVGGAQEISTRIASSLGDRVRLSTPVRRISVRGGEVMVDADRGTYLAERVVVAVPPVLARTIEFDPLLPTQRAHLFERAFQGSTIKCLALYDRPFWRERGLSGEAVSDRGPLAVAFDNTSHDGAQPALLGFSVGALAREHAARSRADRRRVVLERFARWYGEEALRPLEYVEHDWSEEPWSRGCPISLFGTGALSESGAALRTPCGPIHWAGTETAREHHGFLEGALESAERVVHEIAAR; this is translated from the coding sequence ATGGCTACCCGAGCACGTGTCCTCGTCATCGGCGCCGGCCTCGCCGGCCTGCGCACCGCCGACCTCCTCGTCCGACGTGGTGAGACCGACGTGCTGGTCCTCGAGGCGCGCGATCGGGTCGGCGGTCGCACACTGTCGCGCCCGCTCGGGAAGGCGACGTTCGATCTCGGCGGGCAGTGGATCGGCCCCTCGCAGCGCCGCGCGCAGGCGCTGGTGCGCGAGCTCGGGATCGCGACGTTCCCGACCTACGACACCGGCGCGAAGGTGCTCGATCTCGCGGGCAAGCTCTCGCGCTACGAGGGCACGATCCCGCGCCTCGATCCGCTCTCGCTGCTCGAGCTGCAGGTCGTGCTCTCGCGCATCGACTCGCGCCGCAAGGCCGTGCGCACCGACGCGCCGCACGAGTCGCCGCGCGCGGCCGAGGACGACTCGCGCACCGTCGCGTCGTGGGCGCGCACCCGCGTCCGATCGCCGCACGTGCGCGCGCTGCTCGAGGCCTCGGCGCGCGTGGTGTTCGGCGCGGAGCTCGGGGAGATCTCGCTGCTCCACTTCCTGTTCTACGCGCAGGCGGCGGGCGGGCTGATGCCGCTCGTCGAGATCCAGGGCGGCGCGCAGGAGACGCGCTTCGTGGGCGGCGCGCAGGAGATCTCGACGCGCATCGCGAGCTCGCTCGGCGACCGGGTGCGGCTCTCGACGCCGGTGCGTCGGATCTCGGTGCGCGGCGGCGAGGTGATGGTCGACGCGGATCGCGGCACCTACCTCGCCGAGCGCGTCGTGGTCGCGGTGCCGCCGGTGCTGGCGCGCACGATCGAATTCGATCCGCTCCTGCCGACGCAGCGCGCGCACCTGTTCGAGCGCGCGTTCCAGGGCAGCACGATCAAGTGCCTCGCGCTCTACGATCGTCCGTTCTGGCGCGAGCGCGGCTTGTCCGGTGAAGCGGTGAGCGATCGTGGGCCGCTGGCGGTGGCGTTCGACAACACCTCGCACGACGGCGCGCAGCCCGCGCTGCTCGGGTTCTCGGTGGGCGCCCTCGCGCGCGAGCACGCGGCGCGGTCGCGCGCCGATCGCCGGCGCGTGGTGCTCGAGCGCTTCGCGCGGTGGTACGGCGAGGAGGCGCTGCGCCCGCTCGAGTACGTGGAGCACGACTGGAGCGAGGAGCCTTGGAGCCGCGGCTGTCCGATCAGCCTCTTCGGCACCGGCGCGCTCAGCGAGAGCGGCGCCGCGCTGCGCACGCCGTGTGGCCCGATCCACTGGGCCGGCACCGAGACCGCGCGCGAGCACCACGGCTTCCTCGAGGGCGCGCTGGAGAGCGCGGAGCGCGTCGTCCACGAGATCGCGGCGCGCTGA
- a CDS encoding protein kinase domain-containing protein — MHFGLERGARIARKYRVVRELGRGAFGVVFEAENEATERRVAIKLLAAPEHDEAATARFLREARHAARLVHPNVVTVLDADRDPDRGWLYLVQELLVGEDLITCLRREGPLAPARAAQILVPVMDALSAAHAAGLVHRDVKPSNIYLAWRGRGSDELVPKLIDFGLTKSFEQDDGDYTATGLVVGTPSHMSPEQLVAPKEVGPQTDVWSMGVVWYQTLSGRLPFEGDRVADVAFRIVEGRPPPLASRAPSASSALAAAIDRALLRERERRWATMDELRSAIESALRAWKPIAPSIDVPLDDLEPEPFDEAEPTMFARRGARVRAAIAARAGRLRLGLVASKERDLSPQTALALGSHLGIEITLLRHASHADLVEALDVGELDLAWLSPVAFARANQNEIARGLACVELEDADDYAGVLVGHRARAPRLERFALTGTRAAWVDRWSAAGYTMPRVVLRAAGIEPEQTFLEQRFVGSYKAALAALREGSADVAGMYAYLDRSGRIASHGASGDPSLVVLATSDPIPPDVVAARVDLDEREVRSLIARLEHAQLAPADPLREATGASSFATFAAARYEALATALEGEPDA, encoded by the coding sequence ATGCACTTCGGGCTCGAGCGAGGCGCGAGGATCGCGCGCAAGTACCGCGTGGTGCGGGAGCTCGGGCGAGGCGCCTTCGGCGTCGTGTTCGAGGCCGAGAACGAGGCGACCGAGCGCCGCGTCGCGATCAAGCTGCTCGCCGCGCCCGAGCACGACGAGGCCGCGACCGCGCGCTTCCTGCGCGAGGCCCGCCACGCCGCGCGCCTCGTGCATCCGAACGTCGTCACGGTGCTCGACGCCGATCGCGATCCCGATCGCGGCTGGCTCTATCTCGTCCAGGAGCTCCTCGTCGGCGAGGACCTCATCACGTGCCTGCGGCGCGAAGGCCCGCTCGCGCCCGCGCGCGCCGCGCAGATCCTCGTGCCGGTGATGGACGCGCTCTCGGCCGCGCACGCCGCGGGGCTCGTGCATCGCGACGTGAAGCCATCGAACATCTACCTCGCGTGGCGCGGTCGCGGCTCGGACGAGCTGGTGCCGAAGCTGATCGACTTCGGTCTCACGAAGTCGTTCGAGCAGGACGACGGCGACTACACCGCGACCGGGCTCGTCGTCGGCACGCCGAGCCACATGTCGCCCGAGCAGCTCGTCGCGCCCAAGGAGGTCGGCCCGCAGACCGACGTGTGGTCGATGGGCGTGGTCTGGTACCAGACGCTCTCGGGACGCCTGCCCTTCGAGGGTGATCGCGTCGCGGACGTCGCGTTTCGCATCGTCGAGGGACGTCCTCCGCCGCTCGCGAGCCGCGCGCCGTCGGCGTCCTCGGCACTCGCGGCTGCGATCGATCGCGCGCTGCTGCGCGAGCGGGAGCGACGGTGGGCGACGATGGACGAGCTGCGCAGCGCGATCGAGAGCGCGCTGCGCGCGTGGAAGCCGATCGCGCCCTCGATCGACGTGCCGCTCGACGATCTCGAGCCGGAGCCCTTCGACGAGGCGGAGCCCACGATGTTCGCGCGTCGTGGCGCCCGCGTCCGCGCGGCGATCGCAGCGCGCGCCGGTCGCCTGCGGCTCGGCCTGGTCGCCAGCAAGGAGCGCGACCTCTCGCCGCAGACCGCGCTCGCGCTGGGCTCGCATCTCGGCATCGAGATCACGTTGTTGCGTCATGCGAGCCACGCCGATCTCGTCGAGGCGCTCGACGTGGGCGAGCTCGATCTCGCGTGGCTCTCTCCGGTCGCGTTCGCGCGCGCGAACCAGAACGAGATCGCGCGCGGCCTCGCGTGTGTGGAGCTCGAGGACGCCGACGACTACGCGGGCGTGCTCGTCGGGCATCGCGCGCGCGCGCCGCGGCTCGAGCGCTTCGCGCTCACGGGGACGCGCGCCGCGTGGGTCGATCGCTGGTCGGCCGCGGGCTACACGATGCCGCGCGTGGTGCTGCGCGCTGCGGGCATCGAGCCCGAGCAGACCTTCCTCGAGCAGCGCTTCGTCGGCTCGTACAAGGCCGCGCTCGCCGCGCTGCGCGAGGGCAGCGCCGACGTCGCGGGCATGTACGCGTACCTCGATCGCAGCGGGCGCATCGCGTCGCACGGCGCGTCGGGCGATCCCTCGCTCGTCGTGCTCGCGACCAGCGATCCCATCCCACCCGACGTCGTCGCGGCGCGGGTCGATCTCGACGAGCGCGAGGTGCGCTCCCTGATCGCGCGCCTCGAGCACGCGCAGCTCGCGCCCGCGGATCCCCTGCGCGAAGCCACGGGCGCGTCGTCGTTCGCGACGTTCGCTGCTGCGCGCTACGAGGCGCTCGCGACCGCGCTCGAAGGCGAGCCCGACGCCTGA
- a CDS encoding LysR family transcriptional regulator, whose translation MELRHLRYFVAVAEEGNVGRAARRLHITQPPLSRQIHELEAEIGAPLFERVPRGVVLTAVGEELLRSARDVLASADRALDRARRVAKGEVGHLRVAFVDTATYDGVPIAIYRRFRQRFPGIALELLPSTSMGQWHALQEKRVDLGFLYHLPPADRGIASRAISRDEVVLAMPKGHPLSRCRSVSVKQLDGEPMVWFPRAISPAYQDAILGQCQAKGVTIRIVQEAITDSTVLSLVAGGMGMAFAVGATRHRKPPAVVTRPIRDLSMPLTVSVVWRRDDRSAAVRSFLQVVDEVVSSTRRRAAK comes from the coding sequence ATGGAGCTGCGGCACCTTCGCTACTTCGTGGCCGTCGCGGAAGAAGGGAACGTCGGTCGCGCCGCGCGACGTCTCCACATCACGCAGCCTCCGCTGAGCCGTCAGATCCACGAGCTCGAAGCGGAGATCGGCGCGCCGCTCTTCGAGCGCGTGCCGCGCGGCGTCGTGCTCACCGCGGTGGGCGAGGAGCTGCTGCGCAGCGCGCGCGACGTGCTCGCCTCCGCGGATCGCGCGCTCGATCGCGCGCGTCGCGTCGCGAAGGGCGAGGTCGGTCACCTGCGCGTCGCGTTCGTCGACACCGCGACCTACGACGGGGTGCCGATCGCCATCTACCGTCGCTTCCGGCAGCGCTTCCCGGGCATCGCGCTGGAGCTGCTGCCCTCGACGTCGATGGGTCAGTGGCACGCGCTGCAGGAGAAGCGCGTGGACCTCGGGTTCCTCTATCACCTACCGCCCGCGGATCGCGGCATCGCGTCGCGCGCGATCAGCCGCGACGAGGTGGTGCTCGCGATGCCGAAGGGACACCCGCTGTCGCGCTGTCGCAGCGTCTCGGTGAAGCAGCTCGACGGCGAGCCGATGGTGTGGTTCCCGCGCGCGATCAGCCCGGCGTACCAGGACGCGATCCTCGGTCAGTGCCAGGCGAAGGGCGTGACGATCCGGATCGTGCAGGAGGCGATCACCGACTCGACGGTGCTGAGCCTCGTCGCGGGCGGGATGGGCATGGCGTTCGCGGTGGGCGCGACGCGCCATCGCAAGCCGCCCGCCGTGGTGACGCGCCCGATCCGCGACCTCTCGATGCCGCTCACGGTCTCGGTGGTGTGGCGGCGCGACGACCGCAGCGCGGCGGTGCGCTCGTTCCTGCAGGTCGTCGACGAGGTCGTCTCGAGCACGCGCCGTCGCGCGGCGAAGTGA
- the fabD gene encoding ACP S-malonyltransferase, which translates to MSKSIQKGKVAFVFPGQGSQKVGMGREAFDASDASRGVFEAADRALGEALSKLCFEGPDEQLRLTRNTQPAVLTSSVALLRAFDQTPDVVAGHSLGEYSAHVAAGTMAFDDAVRLVRIRGELMQEAVPVGQGAMAAVLKMERAPLEEICRSIDGIVQPVNYNSPGQIVIAGETRAVELASEKCKAAGGRVMPLPVSAPFHSSLMKPAEEKLAPHLAAIAFVDPRVPVYVNVDAAPVTKGDVARDALVRQVARPVRWDESVLRMVEDGVTLFVEIGVGSALSGMIKRTTDRAVSVSVQTPGDFDAAREAIATARG; encoded by the coding sequence ATGAGCAAGTCGATCCAGAAGGGGAAGGTGGCGTTCGTCTTCCCGGGACAGGGCTCGCAGAAGGTCGGCATGGGCCGCGAGGCGTTCGACGCGTCCGATGCGTCGCGCGGTGTGTTCGAGGCCGCCGATCGCGCGCTCGGCGAAGCGCTCTCGAAGCTCTGTTTCGAAGGACCCGACGAGCAGCTGCGCCTCACGCGCAACACCCAGCCCGCGGTGCTGACGAGCTCGGTCGCGCTGCTGCGCGCGTTCGATCAGACGCCCGACGTGGTCGCGGGACACTCGCTCGGCGAGTACAGCGCGCACGTCGCGGCGGGCACGATGGCGTTCGACGATGCGGTGCGCCTCGTGCGCATCCGCGGCGAGCTCATGCAGGAGGCGGTGCCGGTCGGGCAGGGCGCGATGGCCGCCGTGCTCAAGATGGAGCGCGCTCCGCTCGAGGAGATCTGCCGCTCGATCGACGGGATCGTGCAGCCGGTGAACTACAACTCGCCGGGGCAGATCGTGATCGCGGGCGAGACGCGCGCGGTCGAGCTCGCGAGCGAGAAGTGCAAGGCCGCGGGCGGTCGCGTGATGCCGCTGCCGGTGAGCGCGCCGTTCCACTCGTCGCTCATGAAGCCCGCGGAGGAGAAGCTCGCGCCGCACCTCGCGGCGATCGCGTTCGTCGATCCGCGCGTGCCGGTCTACGTGAACGTCGACGCGGCGCCGGTGACGAAGGGCGACGTCGCGCGCGACGCGCTGGTGCGCCAGGTCGCGCGCCCGGTGCGCTGGGACGAGTCGGTGCTGCGCATGGTCGAGGACGGCGTGACGCTCTTCGTCGAGATCGGCGTGGGCAGCGCGCTCTCGGGGATGATCAAGCGCACGACCGATCGCGCGGTGTCGGTGAGCGTGCAGACGCCCGGCGACTTCGACGCGGCGCGCGAAGCGATCGCGACCGCGCGCGGCTGA
- a CDS encoding DUF6918 family protein, whose amino-acid sequence MAALAEVLTSDAKKAQVVDDCLVLIDQEVEDKGGISGMAIKAGYAAVKSIRPGFLKQVVTDLLPEFAKALDPVYQEARSQSRGVSDHFSSNAGRVADGLLAITDEKAKRTKSGVVKATYDRLRGTAKKNVESAVPRLGKLIEKHAG is encoded by the coding sequence ATGGCAGCCTTGGCCGAGGTCCTGACGAGCGACGCGAAGAAGGCGCAGGTGGTCGATGACTGCCTCGTGCTCATCGACCAGGAGGTCGAGGACAAGGGCGGCATCTCGGGCATGGCCATCAAGGCCGGCTACGCCGCGGTGAAGAGCATCCGCCCGGGGTTCCTCAAGCAGGTCGTCACCGATCTGCTCCCCGAGTTCGCGAAGGCGCTCGATCCCGTCTACCAAGAGGCGAGGTCGCAGTCGCGCGGGGTGAGCGATCACTTCTCGTCGAACGCGGGTCGCGTCGCTGACGGCCTGCTCGCGATCACCGACGAGAAGGCCAAGCGCACCAAGAGCGGCGTGGTGAAGGCCACCTACGATCGCCTGCGCGGCACCGCGAAGAAGAACGTCGAGTCGGCCGTTCCGCGCCTCGGCAAGCTGATCGAGAAGCACGCGGGCTGA
- the hemE gene encoding uroporphyrinogen decarboxylase — protein MSVFLDACRGKPTPYTPVWLMRQAGRYQPSYRAIREKVSFLELCHDPDLCAQVALRAVDDLGVDAAIVFADILLVLEPLGIGFEFTKDDGPRIERPVRLASDVDRVSPSIDANASLGYVMESVRRTKKALAGRVPLIGFSGAPFTLASYVIEGGGSREYSQTKRFMYADEGAWHELMRRLSSAITAYLLAQIDAGAEAVQLFDSWVGALGPDDYARYVQPHVASIFAALGDRVPAIHFGTGNPALYPLMKQAGGHVIGLDQRCELGSTWRALGDVAVQGNMDPIALLAPREVMIEKANAVLRAAGGRPGHVFNLGHGVVPQVDLAQARALVDHVHEASSR, from the coding sequence ATGTCGGTCTTCCTCGATGCGTGCCGCGGCAAGCCTACTCCCTACACGCCCGTGTGGCTCATGCGGCAGGCGGGGAGATACCAACCTTCGTACCGCGCGATCCGCGAGAAGGTCTCGTTCCTCGAGCTCTGTCACGACCCCGATCTCTGCGCGCAGGTCGCGCTCCGCGCGGTCGACGATCTCGGGGTCGACGCGGCGATCGTGTTCGCCGACATCCTGCTCGTGCTCGAGCCGCTCGGCATCGGCTTCGAGTTCACGAAGGACGACGGCCCGCGCATCGAGCGCCCCGTGCGACTCGCCTCGGACGTCGATCGCGTGTCGCCGTCGATCGATGCGAACGCGTCGCTCGGCTACGTGATGGAGTCGGTGCGCCGCACCAAGAAGGCGCTCGCGGGGCGCGTGCCCCTGATCGGGTTCTCGGGCGCGCCGTTCACGCTCGCGTCGTACGTCATCGAGGGCGGCGGCTCGCGCGAGTACTCGCAGACCAAGCGCTTCATGTACGCCGACGAAGGCGCGTGGCACGAGCTGATGCGGCGGCTCTCGAGCGCGATCACGGCGTACCTCCTCGCGCAGATCGATGCGGGCGCCGAGGCGGTCCAGCTCTTCGACTCGTGGGTCGGCGCGCTCGGGCCCGACGACTACGCGCGCTACGTGCAGCCCCACGTCGCGTCGATCTTCGCCGCGCTCGGGGATCGCGTGCCCGCGATCCACTTCGGCACCGGCAACCCCGCGCTCTATCCGCTCATGAAGCAGGCGGGGGGTCACGTGATCGGGCTCGATCAGCGCTGCGAGCTGGGCTCGACGTGGCGCGCGCTCGGCGACGTCGCGGTCCAGGGCAACATGGATCCCATCGCGCTGCTCGCGCCGCGCGAGGTGATGATCGAGAAGGCGAATGCGGTGCTGCGCGCCGCGGGTGGTCGTCCCGGTCACGTGTTCAACCTCGGCCACGGTGTGGTCCCGCAGGTCGATCTCGCGCAGGCGCGCGCGCTCGTCGATCACGTGCACGAGGCGTCTTCGCGATGA
- a CDS encoding thrombospondin type 3 repeat-containing protein yields MRSQSFASILALTLLTLTSTAHAQAVLGEPSAFRFYQSPGPDTFLGVDSLAIGREWEPSVGLLADYAHLPFALDDYDCLTGTSAACTGRELDVVGGTFTLQLTAAIAFADRVQIGLNLPFIAYTFGDGHQWTEGGAPRRILSGNATTLGDPRIHAKVKIFDEELGGGAHFGLGVVGYVTFPVAQAIAPGRYVGEPSVAGGGHVVLGFGIERLRVALNVGAQIREEAQILESRRVSEFAWGAAAAYDFDEVWGAMAEIQMQTTFGLVFDDEAPTEVRAAGYARVGDLTFTLGAGVGIAYAIGVPIFRVLGGVQWEPRPRGDADHDGLADDRDSCPSDAEDRDGRADEDGCPDLDDDRDGIPDEQDRCPTEAEDRDDHEDDDGCPDGDDDGDGIADGYDSCPSAAEDRDGDRDNDGCPEDDRDRDRIDDARDPCPDAAEDTDGLADEDGCPETDFDDDRVPDESDQCPEQAEDRDGFEDADGCPEEGAPPRRGRAR; encoded by the coding sequence ATGCGCTCGCAGTCCTTCGCTTCGATCCTCGCGCTCACGCTCCTCACGCTGACCTCGACCGCACACGCGCAAGCGGTGCTCGGTGAGCCATCGGCGTTCCGCTTCTACCAGAGCCCCGGGCCCGACACGTTCCTCGGGGTCGACTCGCTCGCGATCGGTCGCGAGTGGGAGCCCAGCGTCGGTCTGCTCGCGGACTACGCGCACCTGCCCTTCGCGCTCGACGACTACGACTGCCTCACCGGCACGTCGGCCGCGTGCACCGGGCGCGAGCTCGACGTGGTCGGGGGCACGTTCACGCTCCAGCTGACCGCCGCGATCGCGTTCGCCGATCGCGTGCAGATCGGGCTCAACCTCCCGTTCATCGCCTACACCTTCGGCGACGGGCACCAGTGGACCGAGGGCGGCGCGCCGCGCCGCATCCTCTCGGGCAACGCGACGACGCTCGGCGATCCGCGCATCCACGCGAAGGTGAAGATCTTCGACGAGGAGCTCGGCGGCGGCGCGCACTTCGGTCTCGGCGTCGTCGGCTACGTCACGTTCCCGGTCGCGCAGGCGATCGCGCCGGGCCGCTACGTCGGCGAGCCGAGCGTCGCGGGCGGTGGTCACGTGGTGCTCGGCTTCGGCATCGAGCGCCTGCGCGTCGCGCTCAACGTCGGCGCGCAGATCCGCGAGGAGGCGCAGATCCTCGAGAGCCGCCGCGTGTCGGAATTCGCGTGGGGCGCCGCCGCTGCGTACGACTTCGACGAAGTCTGGGGCGCGATGGCGGAGATCCAGATGCAGACCACGTTCGGTCTGGTCTTCGACGACGAAGCGCCCACCGAGGTGCGCGCCGCGGGCTATGCGCGCGTCGGCGATCTCACCTTCACGCTCGGCGCAGGCGTCGGCATCGCGTACGCGATCGGCGTCCCGATCTTCCGCGTGCTCGGCGGTGTGCAGTGGGAGCCGCGCCCGCGCGGCGACGCGGATCACGACGGCCTCGCCGACGATCGCGACTCGTGCCCGAGCGACGCCGAGGATCGCGACGGCCGCGCCGACGAGGACGGCTGCCCCGATCTCGACGACGATCGCGACGGCATCCCCGACGAGCAGGATCGCTGTCCGACCGAGGCCGAGGATCGCGACGATCACGAGGACGACGACGGCTGCCCCGACGGCGACGACGACGGCGACGGAATCGCCGACGGCTACGACTCGTGCCCGAGCGCCGCCGAGGATCGCGACGGCGATCGCGACAACGACGGATGCCCCGAGGACGATCGCGATCGCGATCGCATCGACGACGCGCGCGACCCGTGCCCCGACGCGGCCGAGGACACCGACGGGCTCGCCGACGAGGACGGCTGTCCCGAGACCGACTTCGACGACGACCGCGTGCCCGACGAGTCCGATCAGTGTCCCGAGCAGGCCGAGGATCGCGACGGGTTCGAGGACGCCGACGGATGCCCCGAAGAGGGCGCGCCGCCGCGCCGCGGGCGCGCCCGTTGA